TCGCATCCGTGTCGTAGCCGACGGCGACTTCTTCCGTCGCACTGCCGGAGTCTGGATTATTGACAGTCAGCATCAGCTGCCCCTCGGAAAGCGCCAGCTTCACGGCGCGGCCGCGCTCGGAGGAGATGGTCGAGACGCGGTCGACGGCCTGTGCGAAACTCGTGCAGTCGACGCGCATTTCCTTGTCGTTGCCTGTCGGAATGACGCGCTGATAATCCGGGAAGGTGCCGTCGATCAGTTTCGAGGTCATGACGATCGAACCGATCGTCAGCCGGATCTTGGCGTCGGACACCTCGACGGTCACCATCACCTCGGGATTGTCGACCAGCTTCTGCAGTTCGCCGACCGTCTTGCGCGGAATGATGATGCCGGGCATGCCTTCGGAGCCGGAGGGCGCGTCGACATCGGCGCGCGCCAGCCGGTGGCCGTCGGTCGCAACCGCCCTGAGTTTCAGCTGACCGTTGCTCTCGATCGTGTGGAAGAAAATGCCGTTCAGATAATAACGCGTCTCTTCCGTCGAGATTGCAAACTGCGTGCGGTCGATCAGCATCTTCAGATCGGCCGCCTTTAGCTTGAAGGAATGCGTGAAGGTGCCGGCTGTGAGATCCGGAAAGTCCGATTCCGGCAGGCACTGCAGCGAGAATTTCGAGCGACCGGATTGCACGGTCATCGAGCCGCCATCGGTGCTGGTGGCAAGCAGCACTTCCGAGCCGTCGGAAAGCTTGCGCACGATATCGTAGAGAAGATGGGCAGGAACGGTGGTGGCGCCGGGCTGCTCGACGTTAGCAGGGGTCGCCTCGGTGATTTCGAGGTCGAGGTCGGTCGCCTTCATGTCGAGCTTCTGGCCGTCGGCTTTGAGCAATACGTTGGACAGGATCGGGATCGTGTTGCGACGTTCGACCACGCGGTGGACGTGGTTCAGCGATTTCAACAGGTTTGACCGCTCAATAGTAATACGCATGGGATGCTACCGCTTTCGACCGTGACTGTCCGGGCGCGTCGAGCACCCGAAGAATGCTGTCCCGGCTTGAGGCCGGGGGAGTGGACGGGCAAAATGGCAGACTTCAGCATTGCTTTGCAAGAGGCATGGACGCCGGCACCCCTGCATTTGCGGTTTTCCAGAGCGATGCTCACAGAAATCCGAACCCTTGCCGAAGCGGTGCGGCTCGCCCATAAAGGCTTCGATGCCGGCGACGAGCCGGCCGGACGAAAGCAAATGGCATGAATGAGGAAACGACAGCGGACGCCGCCAGCCGGCGAAGCTTCCGCCTGCACAATATGGCGGTGCCGGCGCGGCCGCTGGAGCCGGCGCTCTATCTCGTCGCCACCCCGATCGGCAATCTCGGCGATATCACCCTGCGGGCGCTGGAAACGCTGGCCGGCGCCGATGTGCTCGCCTGCGAAGATACGCGCGTCACCCGCGTGCTGCTTGACCGCTACTGCATCCAGAACCGCCCCTTCGCCTATCACGAGCACAATGCCGACGAGGCCGGCCCAAGGCTGCTGCAGGCGCTCGAAGCCGGCCGCTCGGTGGCGCTGGTTTCCGATGCCGGCACGCCGCTGGTTTCCGATCCCGGCTATCGGCTGGCGCAACAGGCGATAGCGGCAGGTTACCGTGTCATTCCCATTCCCGGCGCCTCCGCGCCGCTCGCAGCCCTTGTCGGCTCCGGCCTGCCGAACGATGCGTTTCTCTTCGCCGGTTTCCTTCCGGCCAAGGACAAGGCCCGTCGCGACCGTCTCGGTGAACTTGCCGTAGCCCCGGCGACGCTGATCTTCTTTGAATCGCCGCATCGCATCGGCGCAACGCTTCTGGCCGCCGCCGATGTGCTGGGCGGCGCTCGGCCCGCCTCCGTCTGCCGCGAGCTGACCAAGACCTATGAGGAGTTCCGCCGCGGCTCGCTGGCCGAGCTTGCCGCCCATTATCAGCAGGTGGAAAACGTCAAGGGCGAGATCGTCCTCGTGATCGGTCCGCCGGAGCCGGTCGAGACCGATGAGGCCGATGTCGAAGCCATGCTGGCCGACCTCTCGAAGTCGATGCCGACGGCAGGTGCTGCGACCGAGGCGGCCCGCCTCACCGGCCTGCCGCGCAAGGTGCTCTATCAGCGGCTGCTGGAGCTCAAGAACGCCGATGGGCGATAGCGATCTCACCGCGATCAGAAGGAAGGCGCTGCGCCGAGGCCGCATGTCGGAATATGTCGCGGCCGCCTTCCTGATGCTGAAGGGCTACCGCATCCTGGCGCTGCGCCACCGCACCCGGCTCGGCGAGATCGATATCATCGCCCGCAAGGGCGATCTCGCCGTCTTCGTCGAGGTCAAGGCCCGCCATGGCGCGGCCGCCGCGGTCGACGCCGTCTCTATCGCCGCGCAGAAGCGCATACGGGCGGCAAGCGATCTCTGGCTTGCCCGCCAGAGGGATCAGGCCCGCCTTTCCCAGCGTTATGATATCGTCGCGATCATGCCCGGCCGGCTGCCGCGGCATTTTATTGATGCCTTCTGACCTCCTTTCGCCCCATCGGATTTCCGGATCGTTAAACTTTTAGTCCCCGCTTGAACCAGGTCCTTACGACTCTCTGCTATCGACTCGGTAGGGTAGCAATTGGGGGTTGTTTCATGGCCTGGAAGCTGATGCTTGCAAGTGCGGTCGCCATGGCCGCGCGCTCGGTGCCGTATGCGGTGGTGAAGCCGGCCGGAAAATCCTTCGTCGCGCATGCGAGCGATCTGCTGCCGCTGAAATCCACGCCGATCAATCCGGACTGGATCGTCAGCGGCAATCCGCAGGCCCGCACAGCCGAACATTCGCGCGGCCATGACGAGGCCTCGCTGACGGCGATCTGGGATTGCACGGCGGGCGAATTCCGCTGGTATTTCGGCTGGGACGAGACGGTGATGATCCTCGAAGGCGAGGTCCATATCACCGCCGAGGACGGCACCGAACGAACGCTCTGCGCCGGCGACGTCGCCTTTTTCGCCGGTGGAACCTGGGCAAGCTGGCGGGTCGACACTTACGTCCGCAAGGTCGCCTTCCTGCGCAAGCCCTTTCCGAAGCCCTTGGCGATCGCCTACCGCCTCCGCAACATGCTGCGCAACAACGGCAACCAGGGCATCGCTGCCTGAAAACTGCGACCGGAAGCCCTTGATTGCCCGTTGCGTTTGATATCTGGCCGACCTACATCTGTCCGGCATTCAGCGAGGGATGGAAATGGCCAAGATCACCAATGTAGCGGTCCAGATGGACCATGTCGCAGGCATCAATATCGCAGGTGATTCTACCTTCGCCATGAGCCTGGAAGCGCAGGCGCGCGGCTACAAGCTCTTCCATTATACCCCCGACCGCCTGAGCTTTCGTGACGGCAAGCTCTATGCCAGCGTCGAGCCGATGGTGCTGCGCGACGTCAAGGGCGATCACTTTGAGCTTGGCGCGCCCGAGCGCGTCGATCTCGCGACCATGGATGTCGTCCTGCTGCGCCAGGACCCGCCTTTCGACATGGCCTATATCACCTCGACGCATCTGCTCGAGCGCATCCACCCGAAGACGCTCGTCGTCAACGATCCGGCCTGGGTGCGCAACTCGCCGGAGAAGATCTTCGTCACCGAATTCTCCGACCTGATGCCGAAGACGCTGATCACCAAGGATGCCGCCGAGATCCGCCGCTTCCGCGACGAGATGGGCGATATCATCCTGAAGCCGCTCTACGGCAATGGCGGCGCCGGCGTCTTCCATTCGACCCGCGACGACCGCAACCTCTCATCGCTGCTGGAAATGTTCGGCCAGCTTTTCCGCGAGCCCTTCATCGCCCAGCAATATCTGCCCGACGTGCGCAAGGGCGACAAACGTATCATTCTCGTTGACGGCGAATTCGCCGGCGCCATCAACCGCGTGCCGGCCGAACACGACAGCCGCTCCAACATGCATGTCGGCGGCCGCGCCGAGGCGACCGAACTGACGCCGCGCGAACAGGAAATCTGCGCCCGCATCGGTCCCGCACTGAGGGAACGCGGCTTCCTGCTCGTCGGCATCGATGTGATCGGCGATTATATGACCGAGATCAACGTCACCTCGCCCACCGGCATCCGCGAGGTCAAAAAATTCGGCGGCGCCGATATCGCGAGCCTGCTTTGGGACGCGATCGAGCGCAAGCGCGGCTGAGCCTGCCACCCATGACCGTTTTGGTCCCGCGACCGAGCACAACCAAGGTCACAGCGGATGTCTGACTATGTTCTTTGATTGTTCTTGTTTTATTCGGGCTTCCATGCCAGATTGCAACCGCTGGCCCTGAACGGCCGGGGGCGGTATAAGAGTTTGCGGGACAAGGGATGGGCATATGGTCGCGCGTGTCAGTACGGTTGCATTTCAGGGCATCGAAGGTGTGCCGGTCGAGGTCCAGGTCATGGTCGCGCCCGGCAAGGTCGGCATGCAGATCGTCGGCCTGCCCGACAAGGCGGTGGCCGAAAGCCGCGAGCGCGTGCAGGCAGCCCTCCACGCCTCCGGCCTGGCGCTGCCGGCAAAGCGCGTGACGGTCAATCTGGCGCCTGCTGACCTGCCGAAAGAGGGCTCGCATTTCGATCTGCCGATCGCCCTTGCCCTGATGGCTGCCCTCGGCGCCATTCCCGCCGATGCGCTGTCGGACTTTGTCGTCGTTGGCGAGCTCAACCTCGACGGAACGATCGCCGCCATATCAGGCGCGCTGCCGGCTGCGATCGGCGCCAATGCGCTCGGCAAGGGGCTGATCTGCCCGGCCGAAAGCGGCGCCGAAGCCGCCTGGGCAGGCGCCGAGGTCGATATCCTCGCACCCCGCAGCCTGATTGCCCTTGCCAATCATTTCCGCGGCACGCAGGTCCTGTCCCGGCCGGAAGCGTCGATCCGCGCCAATGCCGCAAACCTGCCGGACCTTGCCGAGATCAAGGGCCAGGAAAGCGCCAAGCGCGCGCTCGAAGTGGCGGCCGCCGGCGGCCATAATCTGCTGATGGTCGGTCCTCCCGGCTCCGGCAAGTCGATGCTGGCGGCAAGGCTGCCGTCGATCCTGCCGCCGCTTTCGGCCGCCGAACTGCTGGAGGTGTCGATGGTTCATTCGATCGCCGGCCAGCTCTCCGGCGGCAAGCTTTCCGATCGCCGGCCCTTCCGCACCCCGCATCATTCCGCCACCATGGCAGCCCTCGTCGGCGGCGGCCTGCGCGCCCGTCCGGGCGAAGCCTCGCTTGCCCATCACGGCGTGCTCTTTCTCGACGAATTTCCCGAATTCACGCCGCAGGCGCTCGATGCGCTGCGCCAGCCGCTCGAAGGCGGCGAATGTGTCATCGCCCGCGCCAATCACCGCGTCTCCTATCCGGCCAAATTCCAGCTGATCGCGGCGATGAACCCTTGCCGCTGCGGCATGGCCGGCGAGCCGGGCCATACTTGCGCCCGCGGCCCGCGCTGCATGAGTGATTACCAGGCCCGCATCTCCGGCCCGCTGATGGATCGCATCGATATCCGCATCGACGTTCCGGCCGTCTCCGCCGCCGATCTCATCCGGCCGATGGCCGCTGAAACCAGCGCCGACGTCGCCCGCCGTGTCGCCCGCGCCCGCGAGATCCAGCAGGAGCGCTTCGAAAGCACAGGCGCAAAGGGCATCGGCACCAATGCCCGCTGCTCCACCGCGATGATCGAGAAACTGGCCGAGCCCGATGCCAGCGGCCTGCAGCTGCTGCGCGACGCCGCCGAAAAGATGAAATTCTCCGCCCGCGGTTACCACCGCGTACTGAAGGTCGCCCGCACGCTTGCCGATCTCGACGGCAAGCCCACGGTCGGCCGCATCCATCTCGCCGAAGCGATCTCCTATCGCATGGCTGGGGAGAGACTGACGGCCGCGGCGTGAGAGGCGCGAAGCGCTCGACAGTTTGTTGGCAAGCTCGTCCTTTACTCGGCATTGTGCCTGACATCTGCCGGATATCAATCGGTTGCAGATGCTCGGGACAAGCCCGAGCATGACGAAAGAGAAGTTGGCGCCAATGAGTTCAGCAGGACTGAATGACACGCTTTCCGAATGACGGAGAGGTCAGCTGTCCAACTGGCTCATCATCCTTTGAGAGAGCTTGGCGTCCTCAAGCAGGGGCGTGAGGTCGCTGATCTGATCCAAAGAGCCGACAATCGGCAGCTGTTTGATCCACGCATCGGCTATCGCTGAATGCGCGGCCTCTACCGCATCGTCAGCGTTGATGGTCGTAAATGGCCGGTCATGATATGGACCCACGATTGGCTCGAAAGAGGCGACGCCAATCGCATTTTGCCTGCGCGCGAGTTCCTGGTAAGCCGAAGCGAGCGCGTCCTCTCGTTCCGCCCATTCACTCGAATGTAAGGCCCGCTGCAGGTGAGGCGAGAGGGGCTCTGCGATGGGAAGCCTGGCAAAGCCACTGCCGAGCCATTTTGAATAGGGGGCGTAACGTCGCTCGAGCAGGAACCCCATTCTCATTACGTCCCGCGCCAGCCGCGCGGCGATGACCCGCGAACCCAGGTCGTCTCCAACTTGTCCTGCGCGACCGACAAATGCCTGCTCCTCAGCGATGCGCCGCCACTGACACGCAATCTTGTAGAGCCACACATCGCCTGGGAAATACCTCAGGCGATCACGGGTCTGGCTCAAGCGGCTATCGTCATCGTGAAAAACGGCGCCTGATGTGAAGGCGAGAAGCTTTTGCTCTGCAAAGCCCAGCCATTGAAGAGCGTTGAGGTTTTCGACCGACCGAACGGCGAAGTGACCTTCCAATAGCGCTTCGAGCGTATGAAACTCCAGTCCGTGTTCAGACGCTCCTGCCGCCTCGACGCCATTTGCCGGCGGATGTGGTCGGCTGCGCCAGCCAATAGGCTCCCCA
The Rhizobium leguminosarum DNA segment above includes these coding regions:
- a CDS encoding YraN family protein is translated as MGDSDLTAIRRKALRRGRMSEYVAAAFLMLKGYRILALRHRTRLGEIDIIARKGDLAVFVEVKARHGAAAAVDAVSIAAQKRIRAASDLWLARQRDQARLSQRYDIVAIMPGRLPRHFIDAF
- the rsmI gene encoding 16S rRNA (cytidine(1402)-2'-O)-methyltransferase, giving the protein MNEETTADAASRRSFRLHNMAVPARPLEPALYLVATPIGNLGDITLRALETLAGADVLACEDTRVTRVLLDRYCIQNRPFAYHEHNADEAGPRLLQALEAGRSVALVSDAGTPLVSDPGYRLAQQAIAAGYRVIPIPGASAPLAALVGSGLPNDAFLFAGFLPAKDKARRDRLGELAVAPATLIFFESPHRIGATLLAAADVLGGARPASVCRELTKTYEEFRRGSLAELAAHYQQVENVKGEIVLVIGPPEPVETDEADVEAMLADLSKSMPTAGAATEAARLTGLPRKVLYQRLLELKNADGR
- the dnaN gene encoding DNA polymerase III subunit beta, with product MRITIERSNLLKSLNHVHRVVERRNTIPILSNVLLKADGQKLDMKATDLDLEITEATPANVEQPGATTVPAHLLYDIVRKLSDGSEVLLATSTDGGSMTVQSGRSKFSLQCLPESDFPDLTAGTFTHSFKLKAADLKMLIDRTQFAISTEETRYYLNGIFFHTIESNGQLKLRAVATDGHRLARADVDAPSGSEGMPGIIIPRKTVGELQKLVDNPEVMVTVEVSDAKIRLTIGSIVMTSKLIDGTFPDYQRVIPTGNDKEMRVDCTSFAQAVDRVSTISSERGRAVKLALSEGQLMLTVNNPDSGSATEEVAVGYDTDAMEIGFNAKYLLDITAQLSGEEAIFLLADAGSPTLIRDTAGDDALYVLMPMRV
- a CDS encoding YifB family Mg chelatase-like AAA ATPase, which codes for MVARVSTVAFQGIEGVPVEVQVMVAPGKVGMQIVGLPDKAVAESRERVQAALHASGLALPAKRVTVNLAPADLPKEGSHFDLPIALALMAALGAIPADALSDFVVVGELNLDGTIAAISGALPAAIGANALGKGLICPAESGAEAAWAGAEVDILAPRSLIALANHFRGTQVLSRPEASIRANAANLPDLAEIKGQESAKRALEVAAAGGHNLLMVGPPGSGKSMLAARLPSILPPLSAAELLEVSMVHSIAGQLSGGKLSDRRPFRTPHHSATMAALVGGGLRARPGEASLAHHGVLFLDEFPEFTPQALDALRQPLEGGECVIARANHRVSYPAKFQLIAAMNPCRCGMAGEPGHTCARGPRCMSDYQARISGPLMDRIDIRIDVPAVSAADLIRPMAAETSADVARRVARAREIQQERFESTGAKGIGTNARCSTAMIEKLAEPDASGLQLLRDAAEKMKFSARGYHRVLKVARTLADLDGKPTVGRIHLAEAISYRMAGERLTAAA
- the gshB gene encoding glutathione synthase, whose amino-acid sequence is MAKITNVAVQMDHVAGINIAGDSTFAMSLEAQARGYKLFHYTPDRLSFRDGKLYASVEPMVLRDVKGDHFELGAPERVDLATMDVVLLRQDPPFDMAYITSTHLLERIHPKTLVVNDPAWVRNSPEKIFVTEFSDLMPKTLITKDAAEIRRFRDEMGDIILKPLYGNGGAGVFHSTRDDRNLSSLLEMFGQLFREPFIAQQYLPDVRKGDKRIILVDGEFAGAINRVPAEHDSRSNMHVGGRAEATELTPREQEICARIGPALRERGFLLVGIDVIGDYMTEINVTSPTGIREVKKFGGADIASLLWDAIERKRG
- a CDS encoding DUF4037 domain-containing protein, with translation MQGIQLSRGFYTDIVRPWLNEVAPELRYSAALIGYGSELLGFDDDVSKDHNWGPRVHIFLGRDDFGNCARRLVDEFSKVAPADYLGEPIGWRSRPHPPANGVEAAGASEHGLEFHTLEALLEGHFAVRSVENLNALQWLGFAEQKLLAFTSGAVFHDDDSRLSQTRDRLRYFPGDVWLYKIACQWRRIAEEQAFVGRAGQVGDDLGSRVIAARLARDVMRMGFLLERRYAPYSKWLGSGFARLPIAEPLSPHLQRALHSSEWAEREDALASAYQELARRQNAIGVASFEPIVGPYHDRPFTTINADDAVEAAHSAIADAWIKQLPIVGSLDQISDLTPLLEDAKLSQRMMSQLDS
- a CDS encoding cupin domain-containing protein, whose translation is MAWKLMLASAVAMAARSVPYAVVKPAGKSFVAHASDLLPLKSTPINPDWIVSGNPQARTAEHSRGHDEASLTAIWDCTAGEFRWYFGWDETVMILEGEVHITAEDGTERTLCAGDVAFFAGGTWASWRVDTYVRKVAFLRKPFPKPLAIAYRLRNMLRNNGNQGIAA